Below is a genomic region from Rhabdothermincola sediminis.
CGGAGCGGGCCCGGTGGAGCCGCTGGGAGAGGGCTCCGGAGCTCGTTGAGGCCTGGCCGGCGCGCCCGGCGAGGACGGATCGTCCCGTAGGCTGAGCACCCATGCGCGCCCCCGACGACATGCCGAAGCGCCGCTTCCGCGGGACCGGGGTCCCCGGTCGCGGTCGGGTGATCCTGCTCGTCGCCGCGGCGGTGCTGTTCGTGCTGTTGATGTCGTTGCGAGGATTGGCTCGCTTCTACACCGACTACCTCTGGTTCGACAGCCTCGGCTTGTCGCAGGTGTGGTCGGGGATCCTCGGCACCAAGTGGGCGTTGGGAGTGGCCTTCTCCCTGGTGTTCGCGGTGATGTGCTTCGCCAGCCTCACGGTGGCGGATCGGATCGCGCCGAAGTTCCGGCCCACCGGTCCCGAGGACGACCTGCTCACCCGTTACCACCAGGTGGTCGACCGGCGCGCCGGCTGGGTGAGGCTCGGCGTCTCGCTGTTCTTCGGGGTGATCGCGGGCGCTGGCGTGTCGGCCCAGTGGAACCAGTGGATCCTGTTCCGCAACGGAGGCGATTTCGGGGTGCGCGACCGCACCTTCGACACCGACATCGGTTTCTACGTGTTCAAGCTGCCGTTCATCACCACGGTGATCGACTGGTTCTTCGCCTCCCTGGTGATCATCCTGCTCATCACCCTGGTGGCCCACTACCTCAACGGCGGCATCCGGATGCAGGCACCGTTCCAGCGGGTCACCCCGCAGGTGAAGGCGCACCTGTCGGTGCTGCTGGCACTTCTGGCCCTGGTGAAGGCCGTCGACTACTGGTTCGGCCGTTACGAGCTGACCTACTCGACCCGTGGTGTGGTGGACGGCGCCACCTACACCGAGGTGAAGGCCCAGCTACCTGCGACCTACCTGCTGTTGCTCATCTCACTGCTGTCGTGCGCCCTGTTCATCGTGAACATCTGGCGGCGCGGATGGGTGCTGCCCGTGATGGCGGTCGGGCTGTGGGGGTTCGTGCAGATCATCGCCGGGGCCGCCTACCCGACGTTCATCCAGCGGGTGGTCGTGGAGCCCCAGGAGTCCGACCGGGAACAGGCCTACATCGAGCACAACATCGAAGCGACCAGGCAGGCACTCGGGCTCGAGAACGTGGAGACGGAGCCGTTCCCGTACTCCGCTGACCGCGACGTCGGCAAGTGGGCTGCCGAGCTGAACCGGGAGACGATCCGCAACATCCGTCTACTCGACCCGAAGGTGGTCGCCCCCACCTACCAGAACCTGCAGTCGCTGCGAACCTTCTACCAGTTCAACGATCTGGACGTGGACCGCTACCAGATCCGGCGGTCCGACGGCACGTTCACCACCACCCAAGTGGTGCTCGCCAACCGTGACCTCAACGTGAGTGGCATCCCCCAGCCGTCCTGGGAGGGCCGGCACATCGCGTACACCCACGGGTACGGGCTGGCCATGGCCGCCGCGAACGCCACCACCGAATCGGGCAGCCCGGACTTCATCGTCAAGGACGTGCCGACGCGCATCAACAAAGACGAGATCCAGCTCGACATCGAGCAGCCGCAGGTCTACTTCGGTGAGCGGCTGCCGGGCTACAGCATCGTCGGTACCACCCGCGACGAGGTCGACTACCTCGCCGAGGACGGCACCCTGGTTACCAACCCCTACACCGGCCGGGGCGGGGTCAGCCTCGACTCGCCGATCCGACGGGCGGCGTTCTTCCTCCGGTTCAACTTCGAGTGGAACCTGCTGCTGTCGGACTTCGTGACCAGCGATTCGCGCATCCTCTACCTGCGGGACGTGCGGGAGCGGGTGCAGGAGGTGGCGCCGTTCCTGCAGTTCGACGCCGACCCCTACCCGGTGGTGATCGGCGGGCACATCGTCTACCTGATCGACGCGTACACCACCACCGACCGCTACCCCAACGCGCAGCGCGCCGACGCGTCGGGCTTGTCGCGCGGCAGCGGCCTGGAGGGGCACCGCTTCAACTACGTGCGAAACTCGGTGAAGGCGGTGGTCGACGCCTACGACGGGACGGTCAAGCTGTACGTCGTCGACCCGCAGGACCCGATCATCAAGGCCTACGACAAGGCGTTCCCCGATCTGTTCGAGCCGGTCGACGCCATGCCCAGCGAGCTGCGCGACCACTGGCGGTACCCGGAGGATCTGTTCCGGGTGCAGACCAACATGTGGGGCCAGTACCACATCACCGACCCCCGCAGCTTCTACGACAAGACCAACGGTTGGGCGGTGGCGCAGGACCCGGGCACCGCGGTGGCTACCGGCACCCCGGCGCAGAACCAGCCGGCGGTCACCACCCCGACCGGCCAGTTCGCCCGCACCCTGGCGCCGCGCATCGAGCCCTACTACCTGCTGATGCGCCTGCCCGGCGAGCAGCAGGAGAGCTTCTTGATGCTGCGCCCGTTCGTCCCGTACTCGGAGGACGACAGCAAACGCCAGCTCACAGCGTTCATGGTGGGTAAGAGCGATCCTGACGACTACGGCAAGCTCGTGGTCTACGAGATGCCGAGCGGCCAGTTGCCCGATGGCCCGGCGGTGATCAACGCCCGCATCCAGGCCGACACGGAGGTCTCCCGCCAGATCTCCCTGCTCGACCAGAAGGGCTCGACGGTCACCTACGGCGACCTGTTGCTCATCCCCATCGACAACACCATCCTCTACGTCCGGCCGCTGTACGTGTCGTCGCAGGGCTCCACGGAGGTGCGCGAGCTCAAGGCGGTGATAGCGGTGTTCGGCGGCCAGGTGGTGATGCGCCCGACCTTGCGTGAAGCGCTCGTCGATCTGTTGGGCATCGAGGCGGAGACCTTCGAACGGCAGGTGGGCGTCGAGCTCACCCCGGGCGGTCAGGGCGAGCCCGCGCCTCCCGGTGGCGGGACGACCACCACCACGCCGGGTGCGAGCCCGCCGGCGGGTGAGCCCGGCGACGTGGCCGCGCTGCTGGCCGATGCCGAGCGGCTGTTCCGTGAAGCGGACGACGCGCTGCGCAGCGGGGGTGCGTCGGGCCTCGCCACCTACCAGGAGAAGGTCACCCAGGCGGCGGAGAAGGTGCGCCAGGCCCAGCAGCAGTTGGGCGCCACGACCACGACCACGACGAGCACCACCCAACCCCAAGCCGAGGCGTAGCTCCGACCGATGGCGGCCGCGCCGAGCGCTCCGGGGTAGAGGTCACGGTGGGGGGGGCGGTCGTGGTGGTGGCGGGGCTCACGTAGGGCCTCGCGAGCTTCGACCTCTTCGCGGTGACGGTGGCCCTCCCGCGGATGGCGGTGGACCTGGGCGCGACGACCATCGACCTGCACTGGGTGGTCAGCGGGTTCGCGATCGGGTTGGCCGGGTGCGTCATCCCGGGTGGTCGGCTGGGTGAGCGGTTCGGGCACCGGTGGATGCTGGTCGGGGTATCGGGGTGTTCGGCGTGGGGCACTGCTCGCCGGGGCTGGCGATCACGCCGACGGCCGTGCTGGCGGCCCGGGTCCTGCAAGGTGGCGGTGCCGGGCTCGCGCTGGCGGTGAGCGTCGCGTGCCTGTGCCGGGGCGTGCGGTCCGAGGATCGGGGTGGGTGGGCTTCGTGTCGGCGCTCGCCGCCTGCGGATTGGGGATGGGGATGGTGTGGGCGTTTATCGTCGCCTCGCTGGCGATCGGGCCGGGGGAGCGCGAGGTGGAGGCGTGGGAGGTCGTGGTGTCACTGCTGCTGGGCGTGGCGGGTGTGGCGGTGGCAGCGACCGAGTGGGCGGTCGAGGAGCTGTTCGGTCGGGGCCGGTCCCTAGCCGGGTCGATCGAGCTCGGGCTACGGGCCTGGGCGGTGGTGAGCGTCGCCGGTGCCCTGCTCGTGGCGGTCGGTGGTCCCCGGGCGGGGCTGCCAGCGCCACTGGCAAGGTCTGCCGAGGTTGGCGACATGCGCTGACCGCCCTTGGACGCAGGCATGTGACTACGCTCGTCTCGCCCCGCAACCCGGCGGGCACCGATGGGTGGGGGGTCCGGTGAAGCACGCGGGAGACGAGAGCTACCTGCAGGAGGCGGCCAGG
It encodes:
- a CDS encoding UPF0182 family membrane protein encodes the protein MRAPDDMPKRRFRGTGVPGRGRVILLVAAAVLFVLLMSLRGLARFYTDYLWFDSLGLSQVWSGILGTKWALGVAFSLVFAVMCFASLTVADRIAPKFRPTGPEDDLLTRYHQVVDRRAGWVRLGVSLFFGVIAGAGVSAQWNQWILFRNGGDFGVRDRTFDTDIGFYVFKLPFITTVIDWFFASLVIILLITLVAHYLNGGIRMQAPFQRVTPQVKAHLSVLLALLALVKAVDYWFGRYELTYSTRGVVDGATYTEVKAQLPATYLLLLISLLSCALFIVNIWRRGWVLPVMAVGLWGFVQIIAGAAYPTFIQRVVVEPQESDREQAYIEHNIEATRQALGLENVETEPFPYSADRDVGKWAAELNRETIRNIRLLDPKVVAPTYQNLQSLRTFYQFNDLDVDRYQIRRSDGTFTTTQVVLANRDLNVSGIPQPSWEGRHIAYTHGYGLAMAAANATTESGSPDFIVKDVPTRINKDEIQLDIEQPQVYFGERLPGYSIVGTTRDEVDYLAEDGTLVTNPYTGRGGVSLDSPIRRAAFFLRFNFEWNLLLSDFVTSDSRILYLRDVRERVQEVAPFLQFDADPYPVVIGGHIVYLIDAYTTTDRYPNAQRADASGLSRGSGLEGHRFNYVRNSVKAVVDAYDGTVKLYVVDPQDPIIKAYDKAFPDLFEPVDAMPSELRDHWRYPEDLFRVQTNMWGQYHITDPRSFYDKTNGWAVAQDPGTAVATGTPAQNQPAVTTPTGQFARTLAPRIEPYYLLMRLPGEQQESFLMLRPFVPYSEDDSKRQLTAFMVGKSDPDDYGKLVVYEMPSGQLPDGPAVINARIQADTEVSRQISLLDQKGSTVTYGDLLLIPIDNTILYVRPLYVSSQGSTEVRELKAVIAVFGGQVVMRPTLREALVDLLGIEAETFERQVGVELTPGGQGEPAPPGGGTTTTTPGASPPAGEPGDVAALLADAERLFREADDALRSGGASGLATYQEKVTQAAEKVRQAQQQLGATTTTTTSTTQPQAEA